The nucleotide window CGGCCTCAAGCACGCGAACATGATCACCCTGCTCAAGGTGGTCACCCAGGAGGAGTTCGACGGCTGGCTCGAAGGGACGCCCGATGAACCGGGCGGCAAGCCGCGCGGCCTGGCCCTGATGGAGGAATACGGTTGCTTTGACTGCCATGCCATGGACGGGACCGCCGACGTGGCGCCGCCTCTCGACGGCATCGGCGGCACGGACCGACCCGTGGTCCTCCCTGACGGCACGGCCCGGACCTTCAAGGCCAACGCCGCCTATCTGAAGACGTCCATCCTCAACCCCGGCGCCGCCATGGTGGAGGGGTGGGGCGACGAGATGCCGCCCTACGAGGGGGACCTGAGCGAGGAGGACGCCGACGCCATCGTCAATTACCTGCTCGGCCTGGACGAGTCGGGCAATCCGCTGGCGGCCCCGCCGCATCCGGGCGAGACCCTTGCCGACGAGCAGGGGTGCTTCGGTTGCCACACCGCCACGGGCGAGGACGACGTGGGCCCGACCTTCCTCGGCCTGTTCGGGACCCGGCGCACGGTCACGGACGCGGACGGCAACAATCCCCGGACCGTCGCCGTGGACGAGGACTATTTGCGCCGGGCGATCATCGCCCCCTCGGACACTATCCCTGAAGGATTCGAAGACGCGATGCCCGCCTATGACGATCTGGCCCCGGAAACGCTTGAAGGGTTGATCCGGTACATTGAATCCCTCGGTTCCGGAGGGGATCAGTGAGCAACGACCTGATCCGGCTCATCCGACCCCGCGTCAGCCTGGCCGTGGCCGCCGGGACCCTGTTCGGCGCGCTCTATCACGGCACCGGAGGGCTTGCGCCCTGGTTCGCGTCGGCGGGAGCTTTCCTGCTCTGTTCCGGCTGCTCCGTCCTGAATCAGGTTCAGGAACGCGATCGGGACCGGCGCATGGAACGGACCATGGACCGCCCGCTGGCAAGCGGGCAAATGCCGGTGCGCAGGGGCGGCGTCCTGGCCGTCGCCCTGGCCCTGGCCGGATTGGGCCTGTTTTTCCAAACCGGCGGCTGGCCGTTGCTGGCGCTTGGTTTGGGGATCGTTCTCGTCTACAATGGAATTTACACCCCGCTCAAGCCGGTGACCCCCCTGGCCCTGCTGGCGGGCGGATTCGCCGGGGCCGTGCCGCCCCTTGCAGGCTGGTTGGCCGTTGGCGGGAGTGCGGGCGACCCGCGCATCCTGTCGGTGACCACCATCTTCTATCTCTGGCAGGTGCCACATTTCTGGCTGCTGGCCGAGAAGCACCGTCGGGATTACGAGCGGGCCGGGTTCGCCTTGCTCCACGCGGCCCTGCCCGAAGGCTTCCGGCATCGTCTCATGGGCGTCTGGGTGGGGGCGTATTTCGTGGGGCTTGGCTGTCTGGCCTGGCTGGCCGGGGCCGGGGCCCTGCGTCTTGTGGTGCCGCCCGGGATGATGCTGGTCGGCGGACTGGCCGTGGGCTGCGCCGTGACCCGGCGTTGGCGGTTCGCTTCGGCGGCCATGCATGCGTCGTTGCCCATGGGGCTGCTGCCCCTTTTGATGAACGGAACATGACAGGTTGGTGCCCGATATGATGCTCTGGATACACCCGATACTGCAATCCGCGGCCCTGCTCCTGGGGACCTATGTCCTGTACATGGGATACTGCCGGTTCTGCTTCCAACATCTCGGGAAGAAGGCGGTCTTCAACTGGAAACGGCACGTCTTCCTGGGCAAGGTCGCGGTCTGGCTCTGGCTGGCGGGGTTGGTGTTCGGCATTTACGCCACCCGGATGTCCTGGGGGACCCTTGGGCTGACCGGGGCCCATTACACCATCGGCCTGGCCATGCTGCCGTTTCTCGCGGTCAGCCTGATCACCGGCTACATGCTGCAGAAACCCAGCGGCAAGCGGCCGAGGCTGGCCCTGACCCACGGTTCGGCCAACGCCATCCTCTATCTCATGGCCCTGTTCCAGACATGGTCCGGCATCGAGGCGGTCCGGCTGTTGCTGCTGGAATGACCGTCCCTGCGCCCGGCGTCAAAAAAGGCCGCCCCGAAATGGGGTGGCCTTTTTTGGCTTTGCCGCAAGGCGTTACGCGGCTTTCGGCTCCGGGTTCTTGCCCAGGATGATCATGCCGAGGACCTCGTCCTTGGTCACGTCGCAGGTGCGCCGGGTGCCCACGAGCTTGCCGTTCTTGATCACGGAGATCCGGTCGGCCAGGTCGAACACGTCGTGCAGGTCGTGGGAGATGAGGAAGATGCCGATGCCCTCGCTCTTGAGCTGCTTGATCAGCTCGGCCACCATGGCGGTCTCGTGCGGGCCCAATGCCGCCGTGGGCTCGTCCATGATCAGTATCTTGGCGTTGAAGTAGATGGCCCGGGCAATGGCCACGGACTGGCGCTGGCCGCCGGACATGTTGCGTACCGGGTCCTTGATGTTGGTGAAGTTAGGGTTGAGGCGGTGGATGATCTCCCGCGCCTCGTTCTCCATGCGGTCGTCGTCGAGGGTGCCGTATTTGGTCATCAACTCGCGGCCCAGGAAGAGGTTGGCCGGTGCGTCCAGGTTGTCCGACAGGGCGAGGGTCTGGTAGATGCACTCGATGCCGTACTTGCGCGCGTCCCGCGGCTGCTTGATGATCGCCTTCTCGCCGTTGATGAGGATGGTGCCCTCGTCGGCGGGAATGGCCCCGGACAATGCCTTCATGAGCACGGTCTTGCCCGCGCCGTTGTGCCCCACCACGCCGACCACTTCGCCGGGCATGAGGTCGATGGTCACGTTCTTGACCGCGTGCACGCCGCCGAATCGCTTGGATATGTGGCGCATTTCAACAAGTGGTGTCTGACCCATGATGCGCTCCTATCTCCTGTTCTTGTTGTAGACCACGTCGAACCAGACGGCCACGATGAGGACCAGTCCGATGACCACCTGCCGCATGGCGCTGGACACGCCGAGCAGGACCATGCCCGACTCCAGCGACTGCATGATCAGCGCGCCGAGGATGGCTCCGACGATGGAACCGACGCCGCCCGCCAGGGATGTGCCGCCGATGACCGCCGCCGCGATGACGTTGAGTTCGGCCATCATGCCCATGGAGTTCGCGCCCGCGTTGAGCCGGGCCGTGGTGATGACCGCCGCCACTCCGCAGAGCAGCCCCATGACGCCGAAGATGTACATGGTCACGCGGGGCACGTTGATGCCGGACAGTTCCGCCGCCTCCGGGTTGCCGCCGATGGCGAACACGTAGCGGCCGAACTTGGTGACCTTGGCCAGCAGGGTCATGGCGAAGACCACGCCGATGAGGATGAGCACCGGGATGGGGATGCCGCGCGGAATCTCGGTGCGCGGCTTGTAGTAGGAGTTCATGACCATGACGAAGCCGCAGATGAAGCCGATGGACACGGTCAGGATCAGGATTTCCGCCCACCATGCCTTGGGCTTGCAGCCGTATCGCAGACACCGTGAGCGTCCCCTGAAGGTGCCCATGACGAGCAGTGCGATGCAGACGATGCCGAAAATCCAGCTGCCCGTGGCCCCGATGGAGCCGTCGATGCCGCCGCCCAGGAGCTGGTAGGTCTTGTCCATGGGCGCGACCGTGCGGCCGTCCGTCACCAGGTAGGCCGCCCCGCGGAAGACGAGGAGCCCGCCCAGGGTGACCACGAAGGCGGGCACGCCGCGAAAGGCGATCCACCATCCCTGCCACAGGCCGATCAGCGCGCCGAGGAGCAGGCCGCAAAGGACCGTGGTCGGCCAGTTCCAGGCCGCGCCCAGTGTGAAGACGTGGACCTGCAGAAAGGCGATGGCCATGCCGGTGAAGCCCATTACCGAGCCCACGGAGAGGTCGATGTGCCGGGCCACGATGACCAGCACCATGCCCGTGGCCATGATGCCGACCACAGAGGTCTGCACGGCCAGGTTGTACATGTTCCGGGCCGTGAAGAAGATCCCGTCGGTGAAAATATTGAGTGTGATCCAGATGACGAGCAGCGCGCCGATCATGGCGAGCATGCGGGTGTCGATTTCGAGTTCGTGGCAGAACCGCTCGAAAAGGGAGAGTTTGCTCTCTTGTGCTTGGGGTTTCATAGGCCGCCTGTCCTGAAGAGGTTACCGTGTACCATGACCATACCGCGAATCCGACTCCCGGGGAAGTGGCCGGCGGGTATGGAAAGGGGACGCCCCGGAGGGCGTCCCCTTGAATCTTATCCGATCAGGTGGCTACGGGCACTGGCCCTCGACGCCCTGGCAGAGGACGTCCTTGGAGATCCAGCCTGCGTCCACGACGACGTTCAGGTTGTCCTTGGTGACGGGGACAGGGGCGAGAAGGATGGCGTCCATCTCGATGCCCTTGGCGCCGCCGGACCACTTGATGGTGCCTTCGGGTTTCTTGCCGCTGGCCAGTTCCACGGCGATCTTTGCCGCAGCCTTGCCCAGTTCGCGGGCGTCTTTCCATACGGAGACGGTCTGAGTGCCGCGGGCAACGCGGTTCAGGGCGGCATGGTCGCCGTCCTGGCCGGAGACCGGGGTGATGCCTTCCATGCCCTGAGCGGTCAGGGCGGCAACGACGCCGCCGGCGGTGCCGTCATTGGAGGCCACGACCGCGTCGATCTTGTTGTTGGCGGCGGTCAGGATCTGTTCCATGTTGCGCTGGGCGACTTCGGGCTTCCAGCCTTCGGTGCCCTGTGCGGCCACGTTTTTGATCTTGCCGGCCTTGATGGCCTCGTCCAGGACTTCCAACTGGCCTTCATACAGGAATTCGGCGTTGGGATCGGTGGGCGCGCCCTTGATGAAGGCGTAGTTGCCTTCGGGTTTCACGGCGAACACGGCGCGGGCCTGCATGCGGCCCACTTCCTTGTTGTCGAAGGTCAGGTAGAAGACACCGGTTTTTTCGATGAGGCGGTCGTAGCCGACCACGGGCAACCCTTCGGCCTCGGCCTTGGCGACCGCGGGCAGGACGGCATCGGCGTCCCAGGCCAGCACGATCAGGGCGTTGGCGCCGCGGGCGATCAGGTTCTCGATGTCGGCGATCTGCTTTTCAGCGGAGGCCTGGGCGTCGGCCATGATGTACTTGGCGCCCATTTTTTCGAGCTGGCCCTTGATGGCCGCTTCATCGGTCTTCCAACGTTCTTCCTGGAAATTGGACCAGGACACACCGACAATCAGGTCCTTGGCCACGGCGCTGGTGCCGAAGGCAAGGATCATGACGGCTGCAACCGTCAGCAGAGCAAGACGTTTAAACATGTGGATTCCTCCTTACCACAAAATGATGTGTACAATCCCCGACCCATTCCGCGCCGGGTGTTTTCCCCGCAGTTTCGCCCTTATATGCCCTTGAAAGAAAAGGGCATCCGCAACAGGCACGAAACGCGGGACTGCAACCCGATCCACACACTTCCCCTGCGGGGTGGACCATGCCGCATGGTAATGGAAACCCTGACAAAAAAATAACCGCTTGGCAAGAATTAATTTTCTCATTGAACTATCATGCCGACGGGCAATGCGGGGTCCTGTCGCGTTCTAAAAATGTTTATGCTATCTGGTCAGTATATTTTGATATATATCGTCCAAATGCGAAAGCCGTGGAAGCCTATTGTCTGTACAGTGCAAGAATTTCAAAATGTTGCGTTTCCTTGCCAACAGGTTGTAACCCTGCTAAATGATGCAGTGATACCAAAATACCTTTTGTTGTCTTTACGGCTTTGTGTTGTGGTAATATGCTAGGATAATTTGTTATATTTTAATTTCAAGACATGAATTTTGTTTTGTTGATCGGCCAATGGGTCGGGTTTAATGTTTTATGAGTAAATTAAAGCAGGGTCAGGAATGAAGGCTGCCAATCGTGATTTCACCCGCGCCATGAACCAGTTCAACATATTGAACACCATTCGTGAGGTCGGCCGCATATCCAGGGTGGAAATTGCCGAAAAAACCGGCCAGAGCCGGGCGTCCGTAACCAATATCACCGCCGCCATGATCCGCGAGGGCATCATCCGCGAGGAGCCGTGCCGGTGCACGCCGTCGCGCGGGCGCAAGCGGATCATGCTGGTGCTCAACCCCGAGGCCGCCTACGTGGTCGGCGTCAAGATTTCCGCCTTCCAGGTCAGTTTCGCGGTGGTGGACTTTATCGGCGACGTCAAATCTTCTCTGGTCATGCCCATCCGCGTCAGCGAGCGTGACGAGGAGACGGTGGCCGACTTCATCGAGGACGGCGTTCGCCATTGCGTGGAAGATGCCAGGCTGAGCATGGAGGACATATCCGGCTGCGGCATCGGGGTGTCCGGGTTCGTGGACTCGGCGGCGGGAAAATGTCTGTGGACGCCGCTCAAGGATGGAACCAGCCACATCCGCAGCATGGTCGCCCGGCGGCTGGGCGTTGACACCTACATCGAGAACGACGCCAACTCCGTGACCGTGGCCTCCCAGTGGTTCGGCCAGGGCAAGGGGATCGACAACTTTCTGGTGGTCACCGTGGAGCACGGCGTGGGCATGGGCATCGTTGTGGACGGCAAGCTGTATCGCGGCGCCACGGGCATCGGCGCGGAGTTCGGCCATGTGGTCCTGGTGCCCGACGGCGAGCCCTGCCGGTGCGGCAAGCGGGGGTGCGTGGAGGCGTACGCCTGCGACGGCAACATCCTGCGGCGGGCCAGGGGGGTCCTGTCCCGGCGGCGTGGCGGCAAGCTCGATCTCGACCGGCTGACCATCGAGGACGTGACCCGGATGGCCAAGGACGGCGATGCGGGCTTGCGCAGGATTTTCCGGGAGGGAGGGACCATCCTCGGCCAGGGCATTGCCGGGCTGATCCAGATTTTCAACCCGGAACGGGTCATCGTCACCGGTGAGGGCGTGCGCGCCGGGGACCTGGTCTTCGGTCCCATGCGCCGGGCCGTGAAGAAATATCTCAACAAGGAACAGGCCGCAGTGACCCGGATCGTCGTCCAGGAATGGAACGACTTCGACTGGGCGCGCGGGGCCGCCGGGTTTGTCCTGAGCGAGCTGTACAAGTCGCCGTTGGACAGGACCCGCCTTGCAAAATGACATGTCGTTGTTGTTGGTGATTGTAATCAAAGATCAATGAAATCAATAAAATGAAGAGCGAGGTATGCAATGAATGAATTTTTCCCCGAAGTCAGCCGGATCGAGTTCGAGGGCAAGGATTCCATCAACCCGCTGGCCTTCAAGTATTACGAAGCCGATCGGGTCGTGGGCGGCAAGACCATGGAGGAACACCTTCGGTTCGCGGTGGCCTATTGGCACACCTTCAAGTCCCAGGGGGGCGACCCCTTCGGCAGCGGGACCTTCCAGCGGGCCTGGAACGTGGGTTCGCCCATGGAGGTGGCGGAGAAGACCATGGCCGCCAATTTCGAGTTCGTCACCAAGCTCGGCGTGCCCTATTACTGCTTTCATGACCGCGACATGGCCCCGGAGGGGGAGACCTTCCAGGAATCCATCTCCAACCTGGAGACCATGGTGGCCAAGGCCAAGGAGCATCAGGCGGAGACCGGGGTCAAGCTCCTGTGGGGCACGGCCAACCTGTTCAGCCATCCCCGGTTCATGCACGGCGCGGCCTCCAATCCCGACCCCCACGTCGTGGCCTGTTGCGCCCTGCAGGTGCGCCACGCCATCGCCGCCACCAAGGAATTGGGCGGCGAGAACTACGTATTCTGGGGCGGCCGCGAGGGCTACGAGACCCTGCTCAACACGGACATGAAGCGTGAGCGCGAGCAGATCGCGGCCTTCTTCCACATGTGCGTCGACTACGCCCGGCGCATCGGGTTCACCGGCCAGTTCCTCATCGAGCCCAAGCCCAAGGAACCCACCAAGCACCAGTATGATTTCGACGCCGCCACGGTCCTGTCCTTCCTGCGCGAGTTCGACCTGCTCGATCACTTCAAGCTCAACGTCGAGGCCAACCACGCCACCCTGGCCGGGCACGACTTCGCCCACGACCTGGCCGTGGCCGCCGACGCGGG belongs to Pseudodesulfovibrio portus and includes:
- a CDS encoding DUF4079 family protein → MMLWIHPILQSAALLLGTYVLYMGYCRFCFQHLGKKAVFNWKRHVFLGKVAVWLWLAGLVFGIYATRMSWGTLGLTGAHYTIGLAMLPFLAVSLITGYMLQKPSGKRPRLALTHGSANAILYLMALFQTWSGIEAVRLLLLE
- the xylF gene encoding D-xylose ABC transporter substrate-binding protein; protein product: MFKRLALLTVAAVMILAFGTSAVAKDLIVGVSWSNFQEERWKTDEAAIKGQLEKMGAKYIMADAQASAEKQIADIENLIARGANALIVLAWDADAVLPAVAKAEAEGLPVVGYDRLIEKTGVFYLTFDNKEVGRMQARAVFAVKPEGNYAFIKGAPTDPNAEFLYEGQLEVLDEAIKAGKIKNVAAQGTEGWKPEVAQRNMEQILTAANNKIDAVVASNDGTAGGVVAALTAQGMEGITPVSGQDGDHAALNRVARGTQTVSVWKDARELGKAAAKIAVELASGKKPEGTIKWSGGAKGIEMDAILLAPVPVTKDNLNVVVDAGWISKDVLCQGVEGQCP
- a CDS encoding ATP-binding cassette domain-containing protein codes for the protein MGQTPLVEMRHISKRFGGVHAVKNVTIDLMPGEVVGVVGHNGAGKTVLMKALSGAIPADEGTILINGEKAIIKQPRDARKYGIECIYQTLALSDNLDAPANLFLGRELMTKYGTLDDDRMENEAREIIHRLNPNFTNIKDPVRNMSGGQRQSVAIARAIYFNAKILIMDEPTAALGPHETAMVAELIKQLKSEGIGIFLISHDLHDVFDLADRISVIKNGKLVGTRRTCDVTKDEVLGMIILGKNPEPKAA
- a CDS encoding sugar ABC transporter permease, encoding MKPQAQESKLSLFERFCHELEIDTRMLAMIGALLVIWITLNIFTDGIFFTARNMYNLAVQTSVVGIMATGMVLVIVARHIDLSVGSVMGFTGMAIAFLQVHVFTLGAAWNWPTTVLCGLLLGALIGLWQGWWIAFRGVPAFVVTLGGLLVFRGAAYLVTDGRTVAPMDKTYQLLGGGIDGSIGATGSWIFGIVCIALLVMGTFRGRSRCLRYGCKPKAWWAEILILTVSIGFICGFVMVMNSYYKPRTEIPRGIPIPVLILIGVVFAMTLLAKVTKFGRYVFAIGGNPEAAELSGINVPRVTMYIFGVMGLLCGVAAVITTARLNAGANSMGMMAELNVIAAAVIGGTSLAGGVGSIVGAILGALIMQSLESGMVLLGVSSAMRQVVIGLVLIVAVWFDVVYNKNRR
- a CDS encoding UbiA family prenyltransferase gives rise to the protein MSNDLIRLIRPRVSLAVAAGTLFGALYHGTGGLAPWFASAGAFLLCSGCSVLNQVQERDRDRRMERTMDRPLASGQMPVRRGGVLAVALALAGLGLFFQTGGWPLLALGLGIVLVYNGIYTPLKPVTPLALLAGGFAGAVPPLAGWLAVGGSAGDPRILSVTTIFYLWQVPHFWLLAEKHRRDYERAGFALLHAALPEGFRHRLMGVWVGAYFVGLGCLAWLAGAGALRLVVPPGMMLVGGLAVGCAVTRRWRFASAAMHASLPMGLLPLLMNGT
- the xylA gene encoding xylose isomerase, coding for MNEFFPEVSRIEFEGKDSINPLAFKYYEADRVVGGKTMEEHLRFAVAYWHTFKSQGGDPFGSGTFQRAWNVGSPMEVAEKTMAANFEFVTKLGVPYYCFHDRDMAPEGETFQESISNLETMVAKAKEHQAETGVKLLWGTANLFSHPRFMHGAASNPDPHVVACCALQVRHAIAATKELGGENYVFWGGREGYETLLNTDMKREREQIAAFFHMCVDYARRIGFTGQFLIEPKPKEPTKHQYDFDAATVLSFLREFDLLDHFKLNVEANHATLAGHDFAHDLAVAADAGKLGSIDANTGDLLLGWDTDQFPTNVYDVTRAMLVVLGAGGLGSGGLNFDAKVRRGSIDGVDLFHAHIGGMDVFARGLLAAQAIIDDGRIDEFRAQRYAGWDTGFGKSMLDGNETLESLEAKALELGEPKRVSGRQEMLENILGNLI
- a CDS encoding ROK family transcriptional regulator, with protein sequence MKAANRDFTRAMNQFNILNTIREVGRISRVEIAEKTGQSRASVTNITAAMIREGIIREEPCRCTPSRGRKRIMLVLNPEAAYVVGVKISAFQVSFAVVDFIGDVKSSLVMPIRVSERDEETVADFIEDGVRHCVEDARLSMEDISGCGIGVSGFVDSAAGKCLWTPLKDGTSHIRSMVARRLGVDTYIENDANSVTVASQWFGQGKGIDNFLVVTVEHGVGMGIVVDGKLYRGATGIGAEFGHVVLVPDGEPCRCGKRGCVEAYACDGNILRRARGVLSRRRGGKLDLDRLTIEDVTRMAKDGDAGLRRIFREGGTILGQGIAGLIQIFNPERVIVTGEGVRAGDLVFGPMRRAVKKYLNKEQAAVTRIVVQEWNDFDWARGAAGFVLSELYKSPLDRTRLAK
- the coxB gene encoding cytochrome c oxidase subunit II — translated: MYPQVFSAAQQVDKAFLIIFGFAVLVLLAVTVAMVWFLWRYHYKRNPVATDIKGSVLLEVVWTVLPLVIVMGLFWTGWTSFQAMRSIPENAMVVGVEGRMWSWKFTYENGKTSSELVVPVNRPIRLELTSRDVIHSLYIPAMRVKWDLVPGMDTEAWFQSDREGEFDIFCAEYCGLKHANMITLLKVVTQEEFDGWLEGTPDEPGGKPRGLALMEEYGCFDCHAMDGTADVAPPLDGIGGTDRPVVLPDGTARTFKANAAYLKTSILNPGAAMVEGWGDEMPPYEGDLSEEDADAIVNYLLGLDESGNPLAAPPHPGETLADEQGCFGCHTATGEDDVGPTFLGLFGTRRTVTDADGNNPRTVAVDEDYLRRAIIAPSDTIPEGFEDAMPAYDDLAPETLEGLIRYIESLGSGGDQ